ACCAATAAGAtaacaaattaacatacaGAATAAGGACTAGCACAGAAGGAGATAACTTAAATTCATACAATGTCCTGGTGCTGCTCGCCACTAATATCCCTGGTATCAACACTGAGAAGGGTGCAAGGTATACTTGGAAAAGTAATATCAAACTGCAAAACAGATTAGCATTACAACACCCATCCGAAATTGGCAAAATACTAGAAGAGATAAGTCTGCCTTTTAggttagagaaaaaaaatagaagtaTGGCAAATATATGAGTCACGTCTAATTGCACAAAGGAAATACTAACATTTACTCTTAGCCTTTCTCCTCTCGATGTGTCTACCACTAACTTAGTCTCAGTCGCTGAATTTAAATATGAACCTGCAAAAAAAGTATAGACGTAAAAGGTGATTATTAGAAGCTCTGTCCTACTCTTGTTTTTTTGTAAGAGAGTAACATACAACATTAGGCCCCGAAACAGAATATGTGTATAAAGAGACACAACACCAAGTCATAGAAATCCATTTTCTTTCCTATAAAGGAACATTTTTATACTTTGGTGGGTGTAATACAAAGTAAAGATGACCTGTTAAGGTCAACACTGATGTTCTACAAGAAATTTGTAggaattttttccttttttgaaaaggagagagcgcccccggcctctgcatcgatcgatgcacacagccctCATATTATTAACATGTGAAATTGGGACGGGACAGTATGTATAGTCAAGATTCAAAAATTACTGCTATGTGCTATAACTGATTCAGGCAACTGACCAAAGCTTAGAAACATGGGAAATGACAGCACTTAATTGGTTGTAAAGCAATGTTCCCTCTGAAACAAAAGAATTATTATCTACGCTATTTGTTCTCAGAGACGCATTATCTGCCCAAATGAAAAGCAATAAtttgaatcctccaccaacaacaaaatatgacGAGCTAAtgtgtgcaaaaaaaaaaactcggtTCCAATTTCCATGCAGACAAAGAAGCAATCCAGCACCTGCAGCATTCCCCCAAGAGAGAATTGCACCAGTTTATAGTAAAGTAAGTAACAACTAAGATAAATATAACAAAAATCATCCATTAGGGTTCTACAAAACTAGTTAGTGCTGGTCTAAACATGTTGGCTACAAATAGAACCTTCTTATCACCAGACATTTTCCAACAAAATACCAGCTGTCAACGTGCGCTGATCCATATCATGACCTATTTTTGAAAACATGCTCCGAAATAAAAGAACCTTTCATAAAATTTTCGAGAATACATACCACCAAACTGACATTGTGACGGCAGCACATAGTACATGCCAGAAAATTCGACTCGTGGCCCCGACCAAACTGACACAACAGCCAGAACCAAACAGAAAGTTTTTTCTCGAGAACCTTCCAACAACTCACGCATTACAATTTGTGGCAATGCCCACCACAGCAGCACTAAATATGTCTACCAAAAGTCGAACCTTTTCCCTCCCGGGACAGCAAAACACATAGCTTGGCACAATAATAGGCCACCTTTGTCTAAAAATTACCACCCGGCACACCCGAAAGCATCACGAAATCTTGCATTATTCAAGAAGGCAGTACTATGAGGGCACACCAAATTGTTGCCACTGAAATCAAACCTCACCCCTACCAAAAATTCAAAGCAGATATCCTAAACACATCTACAGTAGCACAATTGAACCTCTTTTCAGAACTCGTACACCTCAAATTCCGCACCACGGCAAGCCATTGCGGCCCACAAAGCACCCCTCCAACCGAATCGAATTTAGCAAGGACTTACTCGTCTCGGAGATGAAGAGGAGCAGCATGACGACGGCGGAGACGAGCGTGACGACGCCGCCGGAGAGCGTCCGCTTGTAGAAGTCCTCGTTCACCTTGGGGTACGCGTCCAGCCCCTTGAGCTTCTGCAGGAACCCGTccatctccgtcgccgccgccgcagcagagGCCGCCGGACAGCAGcagctccctccctcccttgCAAACCCTAATCGCCCGATCCGAGCCGCGGAAAGAGCTAGGGCTGTGGGCGCGCAGGGGGGTTTGACCTGCGCGAGATTCCGCCGGGTTCGGGTCGGCCGGGGGtcgggggagagagagaaagagagagagagagagagagagagagcttaGCCAAAGCCTATAGCCGGAGATGATTACGAGGAGGAGACGGAGATGTAGTAGGCGCGGACGCGGTAATGGTGTGGGATTTAGCAATTAGCACGGGAAATTCCTTGCACGCGGGCCACGTGGCGGGCGTCGGTTGGCTGGCGTCGGCGGGAATGCGTTGGACTCCGCTGACGTGGCAGGTTGGGTTCCGGTGGGAAGTCGTCAACCCCGGCCGCTTCACCACGGACTCCTGCAAGCGTCCTTTCGGAGATTCGGCTGCTAGTATTTTTGGGTAATTTGCCGAAATTTAACTCGTGTAGTTTTTTCCAGTATACAACAgtaatttccttttttgagAAGGTTTGTACAATTGAAAATATTCCATATAATAGGTGTTATATCGGTGTACGGTCTGTGTGTGACCTAACCAGGTCTGAGTAGCGACGTGTGGTGTGCCAGGTGCGAACCGTTGCTGGCTAGTAGCTTCCGGAACATTCATAAATAATCTGCGTGTCGTAAGGTCATTTGGCTAAGCTCTACAACATCATTTAACCAAAATAGACGCATCTGAAAAACTGACCTGCTGACTACGACAATGAATGGAGTGTTGTTCTGTTGCCACTTGGCAGATTTAAGATTTCATTCACATACTGTTAGTAGCTACCGATGCTGCACTAAACGTAGAGGCCACCTGAAATCACTTTCTTAATGTCCAAAGTACGATGCCAAACCACTCATGCAATAAACGAATCACACTATGGTtaacggacgaagcaaagtCAAACAAGATGCACGCAAATAATACCGTAAGAATCATAACTTACCCAGCTCCATGGAAATAAGGATTATCATAAAATGATAGGACAAGAATATCTTCGCAAAGAACCATATGAAGTAGTATTATCTCTATGACAGCTGCAACTCAACATAGGAAAAAAGTACATGATGGAAAGATAACAAGGACACACGATTCAACCCCTACAACTCCACTAAAAACGCAGAGCTCTCTCTTGATTTAATCACTGGGTTCCAGGCGTGGTGCTGATGATGTCCGAGTCACCTGATGCATTAAAAGGCAAGCAGTTCGGTACGAATCACAGGGACACGATGAATAGAAAGATAATGGAAGAGTTTTTTTGGAAGGCAACGAACCAGGATCAATGATGCTGAGACAGCACACCCGGTAGTACTTGCCGCAGGCAGTTCCAAGATCAACATTATCTGCAAAGATTAAAGGAGATTACAAAGTGCAACCATAAAATTATACCATAGATACTTAGGACGTTGTACGAAGTAGTTTAGACTGTGTAAATTTAAATACATAAAACAAGCATTAACAAAAATCTTTCAGAATGGTTACAATTAACTTACTTCCATGGAAATGGTGGACACTAATTTTTGCCAACATAGCATAGTACTCGATCTCAGACTTCCTAAGAGGAGGGCAGTTGTTTGCAAGGATAATCAGCTTCCCTGAACATAGAAACAAACCCAAATATTAGCACTGACAAGCACATGTAAAATTAAAACCTATGAAAATGCAACGATAAAAGACATTGGGAGCAATGATGTAATGAAACTAGTTCCAAGTGCCACAATGAGTAATATTTTACATAAACAACAAATTATTTCAACCTCCTATTATACACCAGATATGGGGATCTTGGATAAGTTTTATAGAGAGGCTGGAATTGTTTTAGGGCGCTGCATTCATCTCCAAGGCAGCAAGAACATGCCAAAGAGCCAAATTTCAGTCCCATTCTACAATCCAGAATCCAACACTATAAACTAGTGAAAACATCGTTAAAAAAGTGTATACCAATAAAATACAATTCTAAAACTGcacaaaaaataacaaaaaataaCTAGAAAGGACCTAGGTGGCTTAGCAAACTGCAT
The Brachypodium distachyon strain Bd21 chromosome 2, Brachypodium_distachyon_v3.0, whole genome shotgun sequence genome window above contains:
- the LOC100840616 gene encoding 60S ribosomal protein L30 encodes the protein MAPTKKAKKSTENINNKLQLVMKSGKYTLGYKTVLKTLRSSKGKLIILANNCPPLRKSEIEYYAMLAKISVHHFHGNNVDLGTACGKYYRVCCLSIIDPGDSDIISTTPGTQ